The Xanthocytophaga agilis DNA window ATGTAAATTCTATAGTCTATTATATACAAATCAATTTTATGAAACGATATATGATTATAAGAAAGGCAGAGAAGTAAAAAATCCCTATTACACAACCAACCGTTATTATGAACAATTGCAAAGACAGTATCCTGATTTTTATGAGGAGTTGATGTTTCAATGTACTTCATTTGATACCTACTATACTTCTTTGTTGTATCCAAAAACTCCTTAACAATATAATTATGTACTATTATCGGTGCTTACTATTCAGTACATTGCAAGCATTGTTTATTCTAGTTAGATCCTATGATTTCATTTGAAGAATATCTTACTGGTAAAAAAATAGATTCTGCAGCCTTTCAAAACAAGGAAACTAAACGTTGGGAAGAGTATAAAACCATTTTTGAGCAAGTGCACCCGGAAAGTTTTACTACTCAAAAAAAATTTGTAATCAACGACTTACGCCGTCAGTATCATTTAAAGGAGTTAACTATACAAACAGATACTGCCACTGAGAAGAAATCGGGTACCAAACCTGTAATAAAACCTGCTGTTTCCAAGCCAGCAGAAAATAAAATCATTGAAACAGAAATACTAGTGACTAAGCCTGTTACTGATGAAGACAATGCTTTTGAAAAATCGGCAGATACATCTGTTAAGAAACCTTCCAAACCAGTAATGCGTCCTGTTGTAAAGAAGGTAGAATCAGAAACAAATGACAATACTAAAGATGATAAAAGCATTGAAGTACCAGAAGAAAAGCCTTTGGCATCAGAGACAGTTTCTCAGAAACCAGTCAGACCAGTTATTAAGCCTGTACTAAAGAAACCCGTATCTGATGTATCAGAATCAGAGAGTTCTGCAGAAAACACTCAATTACCCGAAGCAGAAAAAGTTGAAAGCATACTACCCAAGCCTGCAAAACCTGTAATTAGGCCTGTTATCAAAAAATCTCCAGCACCTTCAGAAGAAACAACGCAGGATCAGGAAATCAATATATCATCTGTCACTTCTGAAAATGCAGATAATCCATTACCTGCACAGGAAAGTACACCTAAAAAACCTGCCAGGCCGATTATTAAACCTGTTATAAAAAAGAAAGACGAGAATTCGCAGTAAAAAAGCAATCCCCAAAACATAATGAATGTCTTGGGGATTACTTTTATTTATATAGTTAGTAGGTAATAGTATTATCTAACACACTAATATTAAGAGTTTTCAAATACCTTTGGATCACTATTATCTTGTGAATGATCATTGGCAAGATCTTCGGGTGTCACCTGAGTATTGGTATTTTTCTTGTTAATCCCATGTACATTCTGCAAAAACTTATCAATATCCGGATTGGCATAGGTGCCAAAAGCATCTACCAAAGCCCCCTTTACTCCATCATCCGTTTCAATCGCATACAGAATAGTCATATCCCCTGGATCTGAAGTACCCTCAAAACGAAAGAAGTTTACAATCTTTATTTGTTCAGGCTGATATGCTTTATCTGAACCGACAATTTTCAACACATCATCTTCTACCTTAAAGTTAGTAGTAAAGCCTTTTGCCTGCAAGTCATTGGTACAGGCCGTTAGTGGGCTTAAGGTATGTTCTAATTTAGGTGAGTTTTCTGAAAGCATAGTTTATGATATTTGTTTAGGAAAACACGATAAATAACTATGCCACTAAAGGTTATATCTTAATCTCTAGCTTTATTATCCAACTCTTTCTTTCACAATCTACTACATAGAAAATATAAACCCCACTCTTCAGTGGGGTTTACAAAATTTAATCTGCATCAATATATCGCTTTGTTACAGGGGCGTATGAGTCAATCCGGCGGTCACGCATAAATGGCCAGTGAGTACGATAATAATCTGTTTTAGATAAGTTGATCTCATGTACATGGATTTCCTCTTTATCATGAGGCGCCTGATACAATACGCGGCCAAATGGATTAGCTACAAACGAACCACCCCAGAATTCCATTCCAGCTTCGCTTCCTGTTCTATTCACAGAAATCACATGTATGCCATTTGCTACAGCATGGCTACGTTGGATGGTCTGCCATGCACCATACTGCTCGTCATTAGTTGCCTGATCCTGAGTGCCTGCCCAGCCAATAGCTGTAGGATAAAATAACATTTCAGCACCCATCAGAGAGGTAATACGAGCTGCTTCCGGGTACCACTGATCCCAGCAAACCAATACGCCAATCTTTGCATACTTTGTATCGAATACCTTATAGCCAAGATCACCTGGAGTAAAGTAAAACTTCTCATAATAACCAGGATCATCTGGAATATGCATTTTGCGATATTTACCTAAATAGGTACCATCTGCATCTATTACTGCCGCTGTATTATGGTATAAACCTTCTGCACGTTTTTCAAACAATGAAGCAATGATTACAACATTCAATTCTTTTGCCAGTTCGC harbors:
- a CDS encoding carbon-nitrogen hydrolase; this translates as MKIVKVGLIQTTCSADPLENMQKTTARIRETAAQGAQIICLQELFRSLYFCDVEDYNNFLLAEAIPGPSTQELGELAKELNVVIIASLFEKRAEGLYHNTAAVIDADGTYLGKYRKMHIPDDPGYYEKFYFTPGDLGYKVFDTKYAKIGVLVCWDQWYPEAARITSLMGAEMLFYPTAIGWAGTQDQATNDEQYGAWQTIQRSHAVANGIHVISVNRTGSEAGMEFWGGSFVANPFGRVLYQAPHDKEEIHVHEINLSKTDYYRTHWPFMRDRRIDSYAPVTKRYIDAD